A genome region from Cytophagia bacterium CHB2 includes the following:
- a CDS encoding CPBP family intramembrane metalloprotease, which produces MPAAWTEKLPQGLRDYHKVSRAHFFGLIMVLVLLVIYESSNAVIYQGQSLIVQNRAEAMIKRALWFAGLREFWMPWIVFALLLFWAYWYAQKHNLLQIKPPYFPYAILESLAYGVLFSGLMNLVANKTFTIKFLWLNLGDKSVALPARMALALGAGIYEELLFRLGVFTLTLWFLQRVLAAKPFMQQALALIFSAALFSAFHFLGREAFSAVAFAQRFYAGILLGMIFSFRGIGIVAFTHAFYDLFWVLRTNVS; this is translated from the coding sequence ATGCCAGCCGCCTGGACGGAAAAATTGCCGCAGGGATTGCGGGATTATCATAAGGTCAGCCGCGCTCACTTCTTCGGGTTGATCATGGTGTTGGTGCTGCTCGTGATTTATGAATCGAGCAACGCCGTGATTTATCAAGGCCAGTCCCTCATCGTTCAAAACCGCGCCGAGGCCATGATCAAGCGCGCGCTTTGGTTTGCCGGGTTGCGCGAATTTTGGATGCCGTGGATCGTTTTTGCGCTTTTGCTGTTCTGGGCTTATTGGTATGCGCAAAAGCACAATCTGTTGCAGATCAAGCCGCCGTATTTTCCCTATGCGATTTTGGAAAGTTTGGCTTACGGCGTCTTGTTCAGCGGGTTGATGAATCTTGTCGCCAACAAAACCTTCACCATCAAATTCCTTTGGCTGAATCTCGGCGATAAAAGCGTTGCCTTGCCGGCACGCATGGCCTTGGCGCTGGGCGCGGGAATCTACGAAGAATTGCTGTTCCGGCTCGGTGTGTTCACGCTGACGCTCTGGTTTCTCCAACGCGTGCTCGCGGCCAAGCCCTTCATGCAGCAGGCACTCGCGTTGATTTTTTCGGCTGCGCTTTTTTCCGCGTTTCATTTTTTAGGGCGTGAGGCTTTTTCCGCGGTGGCGTTTGCGCAGCGATTTTACGCCGGCATTTTGCTCGGCATGATTTTTAGCTTTCGCGGCATCGGCATTGTCGCTTTCACACATGCATTTTATGATCTTTTTTGGGTTTTGCGCACGAATGTGAGCTAG
- the mltG gene encoding endolytic transglycosylase MltG, with protein MKKFLLVVLILTVVAAAASAFYVYALLWQPVVPQPAPRPYFIVSRGMRLHQIADSLQQAGIIPDRNKFLLAAKLVERNRPLKAGKYALAPGLSLKDLLSLLRSGKSMEERVTLPEGKTSEDYAAILQRELGLDANEFLQLVSDSSFARELGIAAPRLEGYLYPNTYNVYWGATPREIATMLVREFQRQLDDSLRARIAASGMTLHEIVTLASIIEGEAVIDSERTVISAVYHNRLRAGILLQADPTIQFVVPGPPRRLLFRDLEIDSPYNTYLYPGLPPGPVNNPGIKSIRAAVQPARVNYLYFVARGDGSHVFSYTLQQHLNAKADFDRVRARVRRERIKTQPGPERREDP; from the coding sequence ATGAAAAAATTTTTGCTTGTCGTATTGATATTGACTGTTGTCGCCGCCGCTGCTTCCGCGTTTTATGTGTATGCGCTATTGTGGCAGCCGGTTGTGCCGCAGCCGGCGCCGCGACCCTATTTCATCGTGTCTCGCGGCATGCGTTTGCATCAGATTGCGGACAGCTTGCAGCAAGCCGGTATCATTCCGGACCGCAACAAATTTTTGCTGGCGGCAAAGCTGGTCGAGCGCAACCGGCCGCTAAAAGCCGGGAAGTACGCCCTCGCGCCGGGGCTTTCGTTGAAAGATCTGCTCAGCCTGTTGCGCTCGGGCAAGAGCATGGAAGAGCGGGTGACGCTGCCCGAAGGCAAAACTTCCGAAGATTATGCCGCGATTCTGCAACGTGAGCTGGGGCTGGATGCAAACGAGTTCTTGCAATTAGTCTCGGATTCTTCCTTCGCGCGCGAGCTTGGCATTGCCGCGCCGCGGCTGGAAGGCTATCTTTATCCGAACACCTACAACGTTTATTGGGGCGCAACGCCGCGCGAGATTGCCACCATGCTTGTGCGCGAATTTCAACGCCAGCTTGACGATTCGTTGCGCGCGCGCATTGCCGCCAGCGGCATGACCCTGCATGAAATCGTGACACTCGCTTCGATTATCGAGGGCGAGGCGGTGATTGACAGTGAGCGCACGGTGATTTCCGCGGTATATCACAATCGCTTACGCGCCGGCATTCTCTTGCAAGCCGATCCCACGATTCAATTCGTGGTGCCGGGGCCGCCGCGACGGCTGTTGTTCCGCGATTTGGAAATCGACTCGCCGTATAACACCTATCTGTATCCCGGGCTGCCGCCGGGGCCGGTGAACAATCCCGGCATCAAATCCATTCGTGCGGCGGTGCAGCCGGCGCGCGTAAACTATTTGTATTTCGTGGCGCGCGGCGACGGCTCACATGTTTTCAGCTATACCTTGCAGCAACATCTTAATGCCAAAGCTGATTTTGATCGCGTGCGCGCGCGGGTGCGCCGGGAAAGAATCAAAACCCAGCCGGGGCCGGAGAGGAGGGAAGATCCCTGA
- a CDS encoding DNA helicase encodes MQTELGPVLVLAGAGSGKTRVLTHRIAYLIQQNLVPAENILAVTFTNKAAQEMRERVQRSLANIPGQHTSTSKLWLGTFHSICARMLRLDADRLGFSRQFSIYDTEDQIALLRRILEKMSVPHEHLSANQARHRISKAKNGFIHPENYFDFYRPSQQEEVLARVYEVYQQRLRENNAMDFDDLLLKPLLLFQQYPEILQNYQRRFRYILVDEFQDTNRAQYIWLKALAGATRHLFVVGDDDQSIYRWRGAEVRNILDFENDFPECKIFRLEQNYRSTANILAAAHSVIVNNKNRMSKQLWTRREEGERVIVLAAANEYHEAETIHDKIREEFGRQSAEGRNYGRSFRDFAILYRTNAQSRLIEDVLRRNGIPYIIIGGLRFYERKEVKDILAYLRVIANPADGVSLRRVINFPLRGIGDATINKLEQFAQSQQITTFQAVERAAEIASISAGLRNKILEFHRFLNKYMQLKNTLSLPEWCNALVDDLNLIQQLKQEDEQERIENIRELMLAISEFAAQNPGATIDSFLERVALITDIDNWDTKGNAVTLMTLHSAKGLEFPIVFIAGLEEGLFPLLRGEENAQESDLEEERRLFYVGVTRAQEKLYLSYSQTRSRYGNGTHHCYPSRFLAELDERLLKQAVVRRQRFYDYEDEPEPDTSMPVYEDESQEAGVVRPGRWVMHTSFGRGRIVSVDGSGDSMKVTVHFEDAGQKKILVKYGNLRLI; translated from the coding sequence GTGCAAACGGAGCTGGGTCCGGTGCTGGTGCTGGCGGGCGCCGGCAGCGGCAAAACGCGGGTGTTGACCCATCGCATCGCCTATTTAATCCAACAGAATTTGGTGCCCGCGGAAAATATTCTGGCGGTCACGTTTACCAACAAAGCCGCGCAGGAAATGCGTGAACGTGTGCAACGCTCGCTCGCCAACATTCCGGGCCAGCACACCAGCACCTCCAAGTTGTGGTTGGGCACGTTTCATTCGATTTGTGCGCGCATGTTGCGGTTGGATGCGGATCGTTTGGGCTTTTCGCGGCAATTCAGCATTTACGACACGGAAGATCAAATCGCGTTGCTACGCCGCATTCTCGAAAAGATGTCCGTGCCGCACGAACACTTGTCCGCCAACCAGGCGCGGCACCGCATTTCAAAAGCAAAAAATGGTTTTATTCACCCGGAAAATTATTTTGATTTTTACAGGCCCTCGCAGCAGGAGGAAGTTCTTGCGCGTGTGTATGAAGTCTATCAACAGCGCTTGCGCGAAAACAATGCGATGGACTTCGATGATTTGCTGCTCAAACCGCTGCTCCTGTTTCAACAATATCCCGAGATTTTGCAGAACTATCAGCGCCGCTTTCGCTACATACTCGTTGATGAATTTCAGGACACGAATCGCGCCCAGTATATTTGGTTGAAGGCGCTGGCCGGCGCTACGCGCCATCTCTTCGTCGTCGGCGACGATGATCAATCGATTTATCGCTGGCGCGGGGCCGAGGTGCGAAATATCCTCGATTTCGAAAACGACTTTCCCGAGTGCAAGATTTTTCGCCTCGAACAAAACTACCGTTCCACCGCCAATATTTTAGCCGCCGCCCATTCCGTAATCGTCAATAACAAGAATCGCATGTCCAAACAGCTCTGGACGCGGCGCGAAGAGGGCGAACGCGTGATCGTGCTGGCGGCCGCGAATGAATATCATGAAGCTGAAACGATACACGACAAGATTCGGGAGGAATTTGGCCGGCAAAGCGCTGAAGGCCGGAACTATGGCCGCAGCTTTCGCGATTTTGCCATTCTCTATCGCACGAATGCGCAATCGCGTTTGATTGAAGATGTGTTGCGCCGCAACGGCATTCCCTACATTATTATCGGCGGCCTGCGTTTTTATGAGCGCAAAGAAGTCAAAGACATTCTCGCATACCTGCGCGTCATCGCGAATCCGGCGGACGGGGTGAGTTTACGCCGCGTGATTAATTTCCCGTTGCGCGGCATCGGCGACGCGACGATCAATAAGCTGGAACAGTTTGCGCAAAGCCAGCAAATCACCACGTTTCAGGCGGTCGAACGGGCGGCGGAAATCGCCAGTATCTCCGCCGGGTTGCGCAACAAGATTCTTGAATTTCATCGTTTTCTCAACAAATACATGCAACTCAAAAACACGTTGTCGCTGCCGGAGTGGTGCAATGCGCTGGTGGACGATCTCAACCTCATTCAACAACTCAAGCAGGAAGATGAGCAGGAACGCATTGAAAACATTCGCGAATTGATGCTGGCCATCAGCGAGTTTGCCGCGCAAAATCCCGGCGCCACCATCGACAGTTTCCTCGAGCGCGTGGCGTTGATCACGGATATCGACAATTGGGATACCAAAGGCAACGCGGTGACACTCATGACGCTGCACAGCGCGAAAGGCCTGGAGTTTCCCATTGTCTTTATTGCCGGTTTGGAGGAAGGCTTGTTTCCCTTGCTGCGCGGCGAGGAAAACGCCCAGGAATCCGATCTCGAGGAAGAACGGCGCCTGTTTTACGTCGGGGTTACGCGCGCCCAAGAAAAGCTGTACCTCTCCTACAGCCAGACACGCTCGCGCTATGGCAACGGTACGCATCATTGTTACCCCTCGCGTTTTCTTGCCGAGTTGGATGAACGTCTGCTCAAGCAAGCGGTTGTACGCCGGCAGCGTTTTTATGATTATGAAGACGAACCGGAGCCGGATACCAGCATGCCGGTTTATGAAGATGAATCCCAGGAGGCAGGCGTGGTGCGCCCCGGACGCTGGGTCATGCACACCTCGTTTGGCCGCGGCCGCATTGTCTCGGTCGATGGCAGCGGCGACAGCATGAAAGTAACGGTACATTTTGAAGACGCCGGCCAAAAGAAAATTTTGGTGAAGTATGGCAATCTCAGGCTCATTTGA
- a CDS encoding tetratricopeptide repeat protein, producing MNGNSVIRFLLGAVFCAALSYAQTAPPNPAAAEDFLYAQKLFQEGYHELCVSQLEALMQRYPDAPEVVESWRLLGQANFAVQRYAAAEKALRMFEMRYPQHPALAESQLLLAESQQAQGKLSEAALTYQRLAYFHPGSAQAPMAAYKACELLLQAGEIEQARKNLYEMMDKHAQSSYRLAAHLLLVESFTQAGEYQRGLQEAERLFRLFPEKDLNAQAYFTRSRLQEQLGQFQLAEEGYQEQIQRYPKGEWSRLANARLAELAFARGEVNAALAALARVEADSPARTEMNDMALRAAEMNIHIGKTQEAGAALQKFDASVADSASLLSYFYTLGALREQSGEVTAAIEAYRRALGLPAGLAAREKDALTQPRHLRQRCFWRSAQLYFDAKKHEAALSVCRQYRREYPDGQFRDALLLLEANIQRQGLLNPAHAQKLYFELLEDFPRSVYVDDAQFALAESFTEAGERQMARLQWQRFAQFYGASELAPAAQKRLRLITEFQPNDAPESMRQFMEMVLRAGTNAAVDNLELALARLHYQRRDFPAAAQASREALQASLESGAQREAVFLLGASYYQLSESDRLYDRPSAARQDSARALLQQLLSEESNDRFEQETQIMLARLEINTNASRSAELLGHVDAVLSRAENHAELDDLRLWAAVTRKQLAAPNDSLMARQITLALQKVAATEDSPYRNQALWELADWHLKQGAAAAATNSLELLRASKLHDAAQARGQLLLARRLQKDKEYDAALAELQAVRDKFFYCAYADSAQAQLLQVLIAAGRLQEALQLMGDPREHDYAGTDGIDLQRARLEEAAGDYGPAILTYLRFLENHSDAPQAPSALVAAAKLSRRVGAEALAAGYFEECIRRFPNTEPSDEARFQLAEINYDKGDYSEALGLYVAFMQERPDSPFYKDAMKKSVLCWYKTKNVVRAEAEAKVFRERYKDDRESPADFYYAAGELAIQEKNFLVAEEAFKKLSREYRGTEAGILGEYGLGKALLIQNKTQDALETLTAIPGRYPKHPFLPTVYLGLGDFYLANQQWDNAIEAFKQVVKDSTFDNNYKLGTRSLIDVYDRMGLKDRALALARHYVSRFPDDAKVFDLHMKIALLLNDLQQYDDAISLLRSLKPFADAAAEPEVQYYIGKSHMNAGRFEPAIAELLRVKFFSKPTKLPWDVIAMYDAAICYTRLNRCAKAKQLFQRIVREQGAASEFGRFANVKINELGACPEAN from the coding sequence TTGAACGGCAACTCTGTCATTCGTTTTTTGCTCGGCGCCGTTTTTTGCGCCGCGCTATCTTACGCCCAAACGGCTCCCCCCAACCCCGCCGCCGCCGAGGACTTTCTCTACGCACAAAAACTTTTTCAGGAAGGTTATCACGAGCTGTGCGTGTCGCAGCTTGAGGCTTTGATGCAGCGTTATCCCGATGCGCCGGAGGTGGTGGAAAGCTGGCGCTTGCTGGGACAGGCAAACTTTGCGGTGCAACGCTATGCCGCTGCAGAAAAGGCGCTGCGCATGTTCGAAATGCGATATCCGCAGCATCCTGCGCTTGCAGAATCACAGCTTTTGCTCGCGGAAAGCCAGCAAGCGCAAGGCAAGTTGAGCGAGGCCGCACTCACGTATCAACGGCTGGCTTATTTTCATCCGGGCAGCGCGCAAGCGCCGATGGCGGCTTACAAAGCGTGCGAGTTATTATTGCAAGCCGGGGAGATCGAACAGGCGCGCAAGAACCTTTACGAGATGATGGACAAGCATGCGCAGAGCAGTTATCGCCTGGCGGCGCATTTGCTGTTGGTGGAAAGCTTTACGCAAGCAGGCGAGTATCAGCGCGGGTTGCAGGAGGCGGAACGCCTGTTTCGCCTGTTCCCTGAAAAAGATTTGAACGCGCAAGCATACTTCACACGCAGCCGGTTGCAGGAACAACTGGGGCAATTCCAGCTCGCGGAGGAAGGTTACCAGGAACAAATACAACGTTATCCCAAAGGCGAATGGTCGCGCTTGGCGAATGCGCGCCTGGCAGAGCTAGCCTTCGCGCGCGGTGAGGTAAATGCCGCTCTCGCTGCGCTGGCGCGTGTGGAAGCGGATTCGCCGGCGCGCACGGAAATGAATGACATGGCATTGCGCGCGGCAGAAATGAATATTCATATTGGCAAAACTCAGGAGGCCGGCGCGGCCCTGCAAAAGTTCGATGCCAGCGTCGCTGATAGCGCGAGTTTATTGTCATATTTCTACACGCTCGGCGCTTTGCGAGAACAAAGCGGTGAGGTGACGGCCGCTATCGAAGCCTATCGCCGCGCCTTGGGGCTGCCGGCCGGACTCGCAGCGCGCGAGAAAGATGCGTTGACCCAGCCTCGGCATTTGCGGCAACGTTGCTTCTGGCGCAGCGCGCAGCTTTATTTTGATGCCAAGAAACATGAAGCGGCTTTGTCTGTCTGCCGGCAGTATCGCCGGGAATATCCCGACGGTCAGTTTCGGGATGCCCTGTTGTTGCTCGAAGCCAATATTCAGCGGCAGGGCCTGCTCAATCCCGCGCACGCGCAGAAACTTTATTTTGAATTGCTGGAAGATTTTCCGCGCAGTGTTTATGTCGATGATGCGCAATTCGCGCTGGCCGAGAGTTTTACCGAGGCCGGTGAACGGCAAATGGCGCGCTTGCAATGGCAGCGGTTTGCGCAGTTTTACGGCGCCAGCGAATTGGCGCCGGCCGCGCAGAAACGTTTGCGTTTGATCACCGAATTTCAACCGAACGATGCGCCGGAATCCATGCGCCAGTTCATGGAAATGGTTTTGCGCGCAGGAACAAATGCCGCTGTGGATAACCTCGAACTCGCGCTCGCACGCTTGCATTATCAACGCCGCGATTTTCCTGCCGCAGCGCAGGCCAGCCGTGAAGCGTTGCAAGCTTCGCTTGAAAGCGGCGCGCAGCGTGAAGCAGTGTTCTTGCTCGGCGCAAGTTATTATCAGTTGTCTGAAAGCGATCGCTTGTACGATCGGCCCTCCGCGGCGCGCCAAGATAGCGCGCGAGCTTTGTTGCAACAATTGCTCAGCGAGGAAAGCAACGATCGTTTTGAGCAAGAGACGCAGATCATGCTGGCCCGGTTGGAAATCAACACAAATGCGTCTCGTTCCGCAGAGCTGTTGGGGCATGTTGATGCGGTTTTGAGCCGTGCGGAGAATCATGCGGAGTTGGATGACTTGCGCCTGTGGGCGGCGGTCACGCGCAAGCAGTTGGCCGCGCCGAACGATTCCCTCATGGCGCGGCAAATCACATTGGCGCTGCAAAAAGTCGCCGCGACGGAGGATTCACCTTATCGCAATCAAGCATTGTGGGAATTGGCGGATTGGCACTTGAAACAAGGGGCTGCCGCCGCGGCAACAAATTCCCTGGAACTCTTGCGCGCTTCAAAATTGCATGATGCCGCGCAGGCGCGCGGGCAATTGTTGTTGGCGAGGCGGTTGCAAAAAGACAAAGAGTATGATGCCGCGCTTGCCGAGCTTCAGGCGGTGCGCGACAAATTTTTTTACTGCGCCTATGCCGACTCGGCTCAAGCACAACTGTTGCAGGTGTTGATTGCCGCCGGCCGTTTGCAGGAAGCGTTGCAATTGATGGGCGATCCCCGCGAGCATGATTACGCCGGAACCGATGGCATCGATTTGCAGCGCGCCCGTCTCGAAGAGGCTGCCGGAGATTACGGCCCGGCGATCTTGACCTATTTGCGCTTTCTCGAAAACCACAGCGATGCTCCGCAAGCGCCCTCCGCATTAGTTGCGGCAGCGAAATTGAGCCGGCGCGTGGGCGCAGAGGCTTTGGCGGCCGGTTATTTTGAAGAATGTATTCGCCGCTTTCCCAACACCGAGCCAAGCGACGAAGCGCGCTTTCAGCTTGCTGAAATCAATTATGACAAGGGCGATTACAGCGAGGCGCTTGGGCTTTATGTCGCGTTCATGCAAGAACGTCCGGATTCACCTTTTTACAAAGACGCAATGAAGAAATCGGTTTTGTGTTGGTATAAAACCAAAAACGTTGTGCGCGCCGAGGCTGAAGCAAAAGTATTTCGCGAACGCTACAAAGATGATCGCGAGAGTCCGGCGGACTTTTATTATGCCGCCGGTGAACTGGCGATTCAGGAGAAAAATTTCCTCGTTGCCGAGGAAGCCTTTAAGAAATTGAGCCGTGAATATCGCGGCACAGAAGCCGGCATTCTGGGCGAATATGGCCTGGGCAAAGCACTGTTGATTCAAAACAAAACGCAGGATGCGCTGGAAACGTTGACCGCGATTCCCGGGCGTTATCCGAAGCACCCCTTTTTGCCCACCGTTTATCTCGGCCTGGGCGATTTCTATTTGGCCAATCAGCAATGGGATAATGCGATTGAAGCGTTCAAGCAAGTGGTCAAGGATTCGACCTTCGATAACAATTACAAACTCGGCACACGCTCATTGATTGATGTTTATGATCGCATGGGTTTGAAAGATCGCGCGTTGGCGCTGGCGCGGCATTATGTCAGCCGTTTTCCCGATGACGCCAAAGTTTTTGATTTGCACATGAAAATCGCGCTGCTGCTCAATGATTTGCAGCAGTATGATGATGCCATTTCGCTGTTGCGCAGCCTGAAGCCCTTTGCGGATGCCGCCGCTGAGCCGGAGGTGCAGTATTACATCGGCAAATCCCACATGAACGCCGGCCGTTTTGAGCCGGCCATCGCCGAGTTGTTGCGGGTAAAATTTTTTTCGAAACCCACGAAGCTGCCGTGGGATGTGATTGCGATGTATGATGCCGCGATTTGCTACACGCGCCTGAATCGTTGCGCAAAAGCCAAACAGCTCTTCCAGCGCATTGTGCGCGAGCAAGGCGCTGCCAGCGAGTTCGGCCGCTTCGCGAATGTCAAAATCAACGAACTGGGTGCATGCCCGGAAGCGAATTGA
- a CDS encoding sigma-70 family RNA polymerase sigma factor, with amino-acid sequence MSVPSENGRSSYLAPSPEDGDAIAATLAGDRRAYETLVIKYQRPLYAALRRIVRRHEDADDLLQECFVRAFRHLRDFDRERPFYPWLHRIAVNLAITFLRRQAWQQPTSELDIFPTMEDDPNQIAESSEFFLALEQAIHKLPVEQRTVLLLRTREGMSYQEMSQQLGIEIGTVMSRLARAREKLRSLLRPFLDTKTRKNKTRAS; translated from the coding sequence ATGTCTGTACCCTCGGAAAACGGACGTTCGAGTTATCTTGCGCCTTCGCCGGAAGATGGCGACGCCATTGCCGCGACGCTGGCAGGCGACCGCCGTGCGTATGAGACGCTCGTGATCAAGTATCAGCGTCCGCTCTATGCGGCGTTACGGCGAATCGTGCGCCGGCACGAGGATGCCGATGATTTGCTGCAAGAGTGTTTCGTGCGTGCCTTCCGGCATTTGCGCGATTTCGACCGCGAGCGGCCGTTCTATCCCTGGCTGCATCGCATTGCGGTGAATCTGGCCATTACATTTTTGCGACGGCAAGCCTGGCAGCAACCAACGAGTGAACTGGACATTTTTCCAACGATGGAAGATGATCCGAACCAGATCGCGGAGTCGTCGGAATTCTTTCTCGCGCTGGAACAGGCGATACACAAGTTGCCGGTGGAGCAGCGTACGGTGTTGCTGCTGCGCACGCGCGAAGGCATGAGTTATCAAGAGATGAGCCAACAGCTCGGCATTGAGATCGGCACCGTGATGTCGCGTTTGGCGCGCGCGCGTGAAAAGCTGCGTTCGCTGTTGCGCCCGTTCTTAGATACCAAAACACGCAAAAACAAAACACGGGCCTCGTGA